Proteins co-encoded in one Astyanax mexicanus isolate ESR-SI-001 chromosome 1, AstMex3_surface, whole genome shotgun sequence genomic window:
- the armt1 gene encoding damage-control phosphatase ARMT1 — translation MANMETDQDKTPQSLSAKFEGSFAYLTVRDRLPTILTKVIDTIHRNKNSFFEEHGEEGVSAEKRAISFLSKLRNELQTDKPVLPLTDEAEDAAAWNEYIHRQQDLMENKQPVSWFKSPWLYVECYMYRRIQEALWLNPPICDFDVFKEAKTQSFFESQQATISLCTYLRDLLTGVDKLTENQLFDAFLKFLQVSLWGNKCDLSISAGQDNSQKSSPIDSLADLQRFILVDDSDKVWSALMALQGSVGTEKSGARVDIVLDNSGFELVTDLVLADFLISVGQAKEVRFHGKCFPWFVSDVTKKDFHWTISQTMASNHRQMSACGVQWKRFLKEGVWSYHDHQFWTLPNEFCDMRADAADLYSTLQASDLILFKGDLNYRKLTGDRDWEHTVPFGRALRGFHPAPLCSLRTLKANVQVGLQSDQGEKLTSQEPDWMTVGKYGIVQFFCPP, via the exons ATGGCAAACATGGAGACAGACCAAGATAAGACTCCACAGTCGCTCTCCGCTAAATTTGAGGG ATCTTTTGCATATCTGACAGTGAGGGACAGGCTGCCAACAATCCTGACGAAAGTCATTGACACTATTCACCGAAATAAGAACAGCTTCTTTGAAGAACATGGCGAG GAAGGAGTCAGTGCAGAGAAAAGGGCCATCTCCTTCCTGTCGAAGCTGCGGAATGAGCTGCAGACAGACAAACCTGTCTTACCTCTGACTGATGAAGCAGAGGATGCAGCAGCCTGGAATGAGTACATTCACAGACAACAGGACCTGATGGAGAACAAGCAGCCTGTCAGCTGGTTCAAGTCGCCATGGCTATATGTGGAGTGCTACATGTACAGGAGAATCCAGGAAGCCTTATGGCTTAA TCCTCCAATCTGTGATTTTGACGTGTTCAAGGAGGCAAAGACTCAAAGCTTCTTTGAGTCTCAGCAAGCAACGATATCCCTCTGTACTTACCTCCGAGACCTCCTTACAGGCGTTGACAAGCTCACTGAGAATCAGCTCTTCGACGCATTTCTCAAGTTTCTGCAG GTGTCTTTGTGGGGGAACAAGTGTGACTTGTCCATCTCAGCTGGACAGGACAATTCCCAGAAGTCCAGCCCCATTGACTCTCTGGCAGATCTGCAGCGTTTCATACTGGTGGATGACTCTGATAAGGTTTGGTCAGCTTTGATGGCTCTGCAGGGTTCTGTGGGTACAGAAAAAAGCGGAGCTAGAGTTGACATCGTTCTGGACAACTCTGGTTTTGAACTCGTCACTGATCTGGTACTTGCAGATTTTCTAATTTCCGTTGGACAAGCTAAGGAAGTGCGGTTTCACGGAAAGTGCTTTCCGTGGTTTGTGTCTGACGTCACCAAGAAGgattttcattggacaataaGTCAAACTATGGCATCCAATCACAGGCAAATGTCTGCCTGCGGTGTCCAGTGGAAGCGATTTCTAAAGGAGGGTGTGTGGTCGTACCATGACCATCAGTTCTGGACCTTGCCCAACGAGTTCTGTGACATGCGAGCTGATGCAGCGGACCTTTACTCCACTCTTCAGGCTTCAGATCTGATTCTCTTTAAGGGGGACCTAAATTACCGTAAGCTGACGGGTGACAGGGACTGGGAACACACTGTTCCTTTTGGCAGAGCATTGAGAGGCTTTCATCCTGCCCCACTTTGCAGCCTCAGGACTCTAAAGGCTAACGTACAGGTGGGCTTACAGTCTGATCAGGGAGAGAAGCTTACCTCTCAGGAGCCAGACTGGATGACCGTTGGAAAATACGGAATAGTTCAGTTCTTCTGTCCTCCCTGA